Part of the Brevibacillus brevis genome is shown below.
GGCGCGGTGCGCTTCCACGATCGCCTCGTTTCTCTTCCGCATCACCCGCCTGGAATCGGTGCACTCGCCCCAGCTCTTTTTGTTCTCTTCCCGAATCGGGATGTACAAGTAGCAGCCTTGGGTATACTCCTGAATGCTGCGAAGCAATTCCTTCGGCAATAGTTTTTCCGCGTTTCCGTATTTCATGGCACTTTGCTCCCATCTATATCATGTTTTTCGATATAGAGAAGCAAAGAGTTCCCGCTTGCGTCACTTGGCAGGCTCTAAACAAAGAACGTGTGGAACTCTTTGCTTAGAGCCGCATGCGG
Proteins encoded:
- a CDS encoding CD3324 family protein, which gives rise to MKYGNAEKLLPKELLRSIQEYTQGCYLYIPIREENKKSWGECTDSRRVMRKRNEAIVEAHRAGAAVKALALRYHLTEHSIRRIIRESRNVQL